The Bacteroidota bacterium genome segment GAGCACGGCGGCTTTCTCTACGCCGACGACGACTATGGAATGGACAAAGCGTTCCGCAGAGAGATCAAGAAGGTCTTTCCCGAAGAGAATCTTGTTGAGCTGCCGTTTTCGTACGGTTTGTATCATTGCGTGTTCGATTTCCCCAACGGCGTCCCGAAAACCCATGAGCACAACGGCAAGCCGCCGCAGGGATTCGGGATTTTCTATAAGGGCCGGCTTGTTGTCTACTATACGTACGAATCAAACCCGAGCGATGGATGGGCAGACCCGGACGTTCACAAAGACCCGGAGGAGAAACGGCAGGAAGCGCTCCGGTTCGGGACAAATCTGCTTTTCTGGGTCCTGACGCAATAAGGTAACGTATTGGGTATGAGCGGTGAAGCTGGTATGAACGAAACAGAGATCAAAAGCACTCCGATCTACGCGGAAATGCGCCGGCGGTTGGCAAAGGTCCGCTCGCGCATCTATAAAGAGAGGATCTTTCGGGGAATACTTCGTTCGGCAATCTTTGCCTTCTGGTTGATCGCCGGCTTCTCCGCGAATGAGGCGCTCTCTCATGGAGATCCCCTTTTCAGGACATCGATCATCGTCCTTGGATCGACCGCTCTTCTTCTTTGTGCCGGCTTGTTCATCCTCGAACCGCTACTGCGATGGAAAAATGTTTTGAAGAGCATTTCTGAAAAAGAAGTCGCGGCGCTCGTCGGCACAGCGTTCCCCGAAATTAAGGACAGATTATGGAACATTCTTGACATCTTTAATGAGCACGATGCCAAGAAGAGCGCTGCGCCCGGTTTTCATCCAGACTATTCGCCGGAACTCATTGATGCATCGTTCGGCGATCTGCAGAAAGCAGCGGCTCAGCTTTCTTTCACCGATGTTGTTTCGTTCAACCAGGTTCGAAAAGCGGGAAGGTATCTTGCTGTCGTTGCCGTTTTCACGATCATCCTCTTTCTTATTCCTCAGTTTGATCTCCTGCCTTCGGCAAATCGGCTTGTA includes the following:
- a CDS encoding DUF4159 domain-containing protein → MRKVIVISVFALVLIDAAGSQPKRIESQFRIGRLKYSGGGDWYNDPSGEVNLLNFAKQYTGIDVDPQYEFTEISDDKFFSYPFIFMTGHGGILFSDYEVQRLRTYLEHGGFLYADDDYGMDKAFRREIKKVFPEENLVELPFSYGLYHCVFDFPNGVPKTHEHNGKPPQGFGIFYKGRLVVYYTYESNPSDGWADPDVHKDPEEKRQEALRFGTNLLFWVLTQ